One segment of Polypterus senegalus isolate Bchr_013 chromosome 8, ASM1683550v1, whole genome shotgun sequence DNA contains the following:
- the LOC120533176 gene encoding gastrula zinc finger protein XlCGF26.1-like has translation MEKCQATQETMGMKFKCEDGLSEGRSNVKEEGTLTLDRDTIFTCSIQKTTLHVKEEDCEWESAFNEQEDVRFKKRDSDIKKDPDNFNPVLKHEIAHFVKKEDNKSVSLPAEGCPDSEIQRIPSSLQKDVIQVKSEFDKATSPSKSLADFQEDVPFFCQDHAHQAPSAEEKLDYFTEDGKPMLTKRPFQKTLTGKKKHCCKECGKQFVHLNGLQAHIRVHTGEKPYCCKECGKQFTRLSGLQEHEKIHTGEKPYHCTDCGKQFAYSSSLRTHKRTHTGEKTYCCTECGKQFVHLSGLQVHKRTHTGEKPHSCKVCGKQFIHSGALREHERIHTGEKPYHCTECGKRFTYRSNLQTHKKIHTGEKSFCCMVCGKQFAHTSGLRMHKRIHTGEGSYCCTECGKKFTCSSSLKVHKRIHTGEKPYCCKECGKQFTQSSALQEHERIHTGEKPYCCPECGRQFNSRGSFHNHRRIHTREKLYSCTECGKQFIHLCSLQLHKRIHTGEKPYCCKECGKQFRLSGALQEHERIHTGEKQYSCTDCGRRFTYMGSLRKHRRIHTGEKLHSCTECGKQFIHLSGLQVHKRVHTGEKPYGCKECGKQFTRSGVLQEHERIHTGEKPYSCAECGRQFTYSNSLRKHSRIHAGENCIPVLNLGSHLYT, from the exons ATGGAGAAGTGCCAGGCTACCCAGGAGACTATGGGAATGAAATTTAAATGTGAAGATGGGCTCTCAGAAGGAAGGAGCAATGTCAAAGAAGAGGGGACTCTTACACTAGACCGGGATACCATTTTCACATGTAGCATCCAGAAAACGACTCTGCATGTTAAGGAAGAGGATTGTGAATGGGAATCTGCCTTTAATGAACAAGAGGATGTCCGCTTTAAGAAgcgagacagtgacattaaaaaaGACCCTGATAATTTCAACCCTGTGCTGAAACATGAAATTGCACATTTTGTCAAGAAAGAAGACAATAAATCAGTGTCTCTCCCTGCCGAAGGATGTCCAGATTCAGAAATTCAGAGAATACCCAGTTCTCTACAGAAAGATGTTATCCAAGTAAAGTCTGAATTTGACAAAGCAACATCTCCAAGTAAATCACTTGCAg attttcaaGAGGATGTGCCTTTCTTCTGTCAAGACCATGCGCACCAGGCACCTTCTGCTGAAGAGAAACTAGACTATTTTACTGAAGATGGCAAGCCAATGCTGACCAAAAGACCTTTTCAGAAAACCCTCACTGGAAAGAAAAAGCACTGCTGTAAAGAATGTGGCAAGCAATTTGTACACTTGAATGGCCTCCAGGCACACATCAGAGTTCATactggggagaagccatattgctgtaaagaatgtggcaaacaattcacacgGCTGTCAGGTCTTCAGGAACATGAGAaaattcacactggggagaagccgTATCACTGTACAGACTGTGGTAAACAATTTGCATACTCGAGTAGTTTGCGGACTCATAAGAGaactcatactggagagaagacATATTGCTGCACAGAGTGTGGCAAACAGTTTGTACACTTGAGTGGTCTTCAAGTACACAAGCGAACACACACAGGAGAAAAGCCACATTCCTGCAAAGTATGCGGCAAGCAGTTCATACACTCGGGAGCACTTCGAGAACACGAgaggattcacactggagagaagccgtatcaTTGTACGGAATGTGGCAAGCGATTCACATACAGGAGTAATCTTCAAACGCACAAgaaaattcacactggagagaagtcCTTTTGCTGTATGGTATGTGGCAAACAGTTTGCACACACAAGTGGTCTCCGGATGCACAAGAGAATTCATACTGGCGAGGGTTCGTATTGCTGTACAGAATGCGGGAAGAAGTTCACATGTTCAAGCAGTCTAAAGgtacacaaaagaattcacactggggagaagccatattgctgtaaagaatgtggcaaacagtttacACAGTCTAGTGCTCTTCAGGAACATGAgagaattcacaccggagagaagccgtattgctgccCTGAATGTGGAAGACAGTTCAATTCCAGAGGCAGTTTTCACAACCACAGGAGAATTCACACGAGGGAAAAGCTGTATTCCTGTACAGAATGTGGGAAGCAGTTCATACACTTATGTAGTCTGCAATTGCACaagagaattcacactggagagaagccatattgctgtaaagAATGTGGTAAGCAATTTCGACTTTCTGGTGCTCTCCAAGAACATGAGAGGATCCACACCGGAGAGAAGCAGTACAGCTGCACTGACTGTGGAAGGCGGTTCACTTACATGGGTAGTCTTCGGAAACACAGGAGAATTCACACCGGGGAAAAACTGCATTCCTGTACAGAATGTGGCAAGCAGTTCATACACTTAAGTGGTCTTCAGGTGCATAAGagagttcacacaggagagaagccatatggcTGTAAAGAATGTGGAAAGCAATTTACCCGGTCCGGTGTCCTTCAGGAACATGAGAGAAtccacaccggagagaagccgtatAGCTGCGCTGAATGTGGAAGGCAGTTCACTTACTCAAATAGTCTTCGCAAACACAGCAGAATTCACGCGGGGGAAAACTGTATTCCCGTACTTAATTTGGGAAGCCATTTATACACTTAA